In Leptospira kirschneri serovar Cynopteri str. 3522 CT, one DNA window encodes the following:
- a CDS encoding DUF1564 domain-containing protein, translated as METLLLNSNNEICSHLEDNHSETVTLLIPQDTWFRFFENDRKILPKKIPEFLKTYGKYLSSQKHIGKKAGKTLYQPSQKNQKMKRVNVRVKSKNWILFGILAQAHGVSRCYLFNYLLWLETLGIGDSIVNTVNAGAPTFHRSYRYILDVDLLSHQVTRKLRCKPKHQFYILKKRI; from the coding sequence ATGGAAACATTATTACTCAATTCTAATAATGAAATTTGTTCCCATCTCGAAGACAATCATTCCGAGACGGTTACTCTATTAATTCCCCAAGATACTTGGTTTCGTTTTTTCGAAAACGATAGGAAAATTCTTCCCAAGAAAATTCCCGAATTTTTAAAAACCTACGGTAAATATCTTTCTTCCCAAAAACATATTGGCAAAAAAGCAGGGAAAACCTTATACCAGCCCAGCCAGAAAAATCAAAAAATGAAACGGGTTAATGTTCGAGTTAAGTCCAAAAATTGGATTCTTTTTGGAATCCTTGCACAAGCACATGGAGTGTCCCGTTGTTATCTTTTCAATTATCTTCTTTGGTTGGAAACCTTGGGTATTGGGGATTCTATCGTCAATACGGTAAATGCGGGTGCTCCCACATTTCACAGATCTTACAGATATATCCTTGACGTCGATCTGTTAAGCCACCAAGTAACCCGGAAATTACGGTGTAAACCTAAACATCAATTTTACATACTAAAAAAACGAATTTAA
- a CDS encoding ABC transporter ATP-binding protein codes for MTNDNKIDLQRIRVSKLHKSYQIGKIKTEILKGLELDIPSPSIITLMGPSGSGKSTFLNILSGIDTPDSGEVFVNGNMLHSMSEKELTKYRREKTGIIFQFFHLLPYLNALENVAVPLYISGIGKTKAHIMAEKALENVGLSDRKTHKPDELSGGEQQRVAIARALCKQPSLILADEPTGNLDTKNAENVIQLLLDLQKQNGFTLFIVTHDQWLGSLGEFRLKMEDGILKN; via the coding sequence ATGACGAACGATAATAAAATCGATTTACAAAGAATCCGAGTTTCTAAATTACATAAATCGTATCAGATCGGAAAAATTAAAACGGAAATCCTCAAAGGTCTGGAATTAGACATTCCAAGCCCATCCATCATCACACTTATGGGGCCTTCCGGCTCCGGTAAATCAACTTTTTTGAATATACTTTCCGGTATAGACACTCCAGACTCCGGAGAAGTTTTTGTAAACGGAAATATGTTACATTCTATGAGTGAAAAAGAACTGACAAAATATAGAAGAGAAAAAACCGGAATTATATTCCAATTTTTTCATCTACTTCCCTATTTGAATGCTTTAGAAAACGTGGCCGTACCACTTTATATTTCCGGAATCGGAAAAACAAAAGCGCACATCATGGCGGAAAAAGCCCTCGAAAATGTAGGACTTTCCGATAGAAAAACTCACAAACCGGACGAACTTTCAGGAGGAGAACAACAAAGAGTAGCAATCGCAAGAGCACTCTGTAAACAACCTTCTTTAATTTTAGCAGATGAGCCCACCGGAAATTTAGACACTAAGAATGCAGAAAATGTAATACAACTTCTTTTAGACCTCCAAAAACAAAACGGATTTACACTTTTTATTGTAACCCACGATCAATGGTTAGGTTCCCTGGGAGAATTCCGTTTAAAAATGGAAGACGGGATTTTAAAGAATTAA
- a CDS encoding transposase, which yields METNSSIHPERKGKSERRSPTRLVMAGIIYRMKTGCQWRAIPNEFGSGQTCHRRFQEWERAGVFKKIYSASQNSSNDNRSETA from the coding sequence TTGGAAACAAATAGCTCCATTCATCCCGAAAGAAAAGGTAAATCCGAAAGGAGGTCACCAACACGATTAGTAATGGCCGGTATCATCTATCGAATGAAAACAGGCTGTCAGTGGCGTGCCATTCCGAATGAGTTTGGATCTGGCCAAACTTGTCACAGAAGATTTCAAGAATGGGAACGAGCAGGAGTATTCAAAAAGATTTACAGCGCGTCCCAAAACTCGTCGAACGACAATAGAAGCGAGACGGCTTGA
- a CDS encoding SpoIID/LytB domain-containing protein — protein MTKKIILLFLLSMILLETGCNTVIIRAWTPPYKSRPVHEIRVLLGKAEGDLQIRGDGVISVYDANDLLIKKGIDIISLDSSRLKAPIRFVSQNTSLEFKSHKVRGSIHLIPQSQGPALVINVLPLEEYLLAVVPSEVPYSWPMEALKAQAICARTYAVREILNKKNALYDVEATTNSQVYGGIEKEHPFTTKAVQDTTGVMAVFEENPIQAFFHSNSGGKTETPENVWGGKKIPYLSIVPSHFDRAGENFYWKETVSQDLINSKFSNLKLGEIQSIQVLSRTSSGRVDLMELNGTEGTSRIRGKEFRQILGTPVRSLRFGIQKESNGFLIKGMGSGHGVGLSQWGSFGMAKENYNYIEILRYYYPGTDLARITR, from the coding sequence ATGACCAAAAAAATTATTTTACTCTTCCTTCTTTCAATGATTCTTTTGGAAACGGGTTGTAACACCGTCATCATTCGTGCTTGGACCCCTCCTTATAAAAGTCGTCCCGTCCATGAAATCAGAGTTCTACTCGGAAAAGCCGAGGGGGATCTTCAAATTCGTGGAGACGGAGTTATATCCGTCTACGACGCAAACGATCTTTTGATTAAAAAAGGAATCGACATCATCTCTCTCGACTCTTCTCGTCTAAAGGCTCCGATTCGATTTGTAAGTCAGAACACAAGTCTTGAATTCAAATCGCATAAAGTAAGAGGTTCGATTCATCTAATTCCTCAAAGTCAAGGACCGGCTCTTGTAATCAACGTGCTTCCTTTGGAAGAATATCTTTTAGCGGTTGTTCCCTCGGAAGTTCCTTATAGCTGGCCAATGGAAGCCCTAAAGGCTCAGGCGATTTGCGCGAGAACATATGCAGTTCGTGAAATATTAAATAAAAAGAATGCACTTTACGATGTAGAAGCTACAACAAATTCCCAAGTATACGGCGGAATAGAAAAGGAACATCCATTTACTACAAAAGCAGTTCAAGATACAACCGGAGTTATGGCGGTGTTCGAAGAGAATCCGATCCAAGCTTTCTTTCATTCAAACAGCGGAGGAAAAACAGAAACTCCCGAAAACGTTTGGGGTGGAAAAAAAATTCCCTACCTTTCTATCGTCCCTTCTCATTTTGATCGAGCAGGAGAAAACTTTTATTGGAAAGAAACAGTCTCACAAGATCTAATCAATTCTAAATTTTCAAATTTAAAACTAGGGGAGATTCAATCGATCCAAGTTTTATCCAGAACCTCTTCTGGAAGAGTCGACCTCATGGAACTCAACGGCACAGAAGGCACTTCTAGAATTCGAGGAAAAGAATTCAGACAAATCCTAGGTACTCCGGTTCGTTCTTTACGTTTCGGAATTCAAAAAGAATCAAACGGTTTTCTTATCAAAGGTATGGGTTCCGGCCACGGTGTGGGTTTAAGCCAATGGGGAAGTTTCGGAATGGCAAAAGAGAACTATAACTATATTGAAATTTTAAGATATTATTATCCAGGCACAGATCTAGCGAGAATTACTCGCTAA
- a CDS encoding class I SAM-dependent RNA methyltransferase, which translates to MSDTNTNLNHQCKIEFVNSNLRGIGFINDTKIEVPYSLPGDVYNVTFFKKKRRKPSAKLELVSQTQRSFIPPCSAFTKCGGCSAQHISYQDQFRYKTSGLLESYKKDFGIVPILYPAQKTFYYRNRMDFAVFPGPIVGQREAGSFRHIVNLETCLIQSEESNEELYRFRNLISKFPNLPYDRKSDSGFLKYLTLRKAKNTSELMTILTFVEEFKDTIEEKEFGDVCLKSLKANHILFCFNRRKGEISATGEIKILKGKDFYKELVCGKEFRVPFDSFFQPNPEGFQPILDFIEKEIPDSSDHLVDLFCGSGFFSRIFAHKFLKITGMDSIESSLEIARKQMNVDFPKIDSSYLKVDLFSKHSSSELKVLFSSSDKNILIADPPRAGLGEFVLDALKDSKICYFFYVSCNPTSQKSDLWKLKDFFQIQKILITDPYPQTPHLESVAFLKRKNFTI; encoded by the coding sequence ATGTCGGATACGAATACAAATTTAAATCATCAATGTAAAATCGAATTTGTAAATTCTAATCTTCGTGGAATCGGTTTTATAAACGATACTAAAATCGAAGTTCCCTACTCTCTACCAGGCGACGTCTATAACGTAACTTTTTTTAAAAAGAAACGTCGCAAACCTTCCGCCAAACTCGAGTTAGTTTCTCAAACCCAAAGATCTTTTATTCCCCCTTGTTCCGCTTTTACTAAGTGTGGTGGTTGTTCTGCACAACACATTTCTTATCAAGATCAATTTCGTTATAAAACCTCCGGTCTGTTGGAAAGTTACAAAAAGGATTTTGGAATAGTACCGATTTTATATCCGGCTCAAAAAACGTTTTATTATAGAAATCGAATGGACTTTGCGGTATTTCCGGGACCAATCGTAGGTCAAAGAGAAGCGGGCTCCTTTAGGCATATTGTGAATCTGGAAACTTGTCTGATTCAAAGCGAAGAATCCAACGAAGAATTATATAGATTTAGAAATCTAATTTCGAAATTTCCAAATCTACCTTATGATAGAAAATCAGATTCAGGATTTCTAAAATACCTTACTCTTCGAAAAGCAAAAAACACTTCCGAATTGATGACTATTCTTACTTTTGTGGAAGAGTTTAAAGACACGATCGAAGAGAAAGAATTTGGAGATGTATGTTTAAAAAGTCTAAAAGCAAATCATATTCTATTTTGTTTTAATAGAAGAAAAGGGGAAATTTCTGCGACCGGAGAAATCAAAATTCTCAAAGGTAAGGATTTTTATAAAGAACTAGTTTGCGGAAAAGAATTTAGAGTTCCTTTCGATTCTTTTTTTCAACCCAACCCGGAAGGATTCCAACCGATTTTAGATTTTATCGAAAAAGAGATTCCGGATTCATCCGATCATTTAGTCGATTTATTTTGCGGTTCCGGTTTTTTTAGCAGAATTTTTGCACATAAGTTTTTGAAAATAACAGGAATGGATTCAATCGAAAGTTCCTTGGAAATAGCACGCAAACAGATGAATGTCGATTTCCCAAAGATAGATTCTTCATATTTGAAAGTAGATTTATTTTCAAAACATTCATCTTCCGAATTGAAAGTTTTATTTTCGTCTTCGGACAAGAACATTCTGATTGCAGACCCTCCCCGTGCAGGTTTAGGTGAATTCGTTTTAGATGCGTTGAAAGATTCTAAGATCTGTTATTTTTTTTACGTTTCTTGTAACCCTACTTCTCAGAAATCGGATCTATGGAAATTGAAGGATTTTTTCCAAATTCAAAAAATCTTAATTACAGACCCGTATCCTCAAACCCCACATTTGGAATCGGTCGCTTTTTTAAAACGTAAAAATTTTACGATCTGA
- a CDS encoding LIC11086 family outer membrane transporter: MKQNILILYFIIFLSFIIPLEAHHTGMGGSDQSSTRFVDPFTGKREKPANYVVLTQDFFKQTNENSNIHTSTFFGEINLKNGMFALNLSVPYTYYEQKDRSDAARIGKTYIGIKYLPLVDFQKNYFIVFSANVGFPSGPDTDKFTGGNYYSGIPGLTFGYLLGKFSFVGKVSGIFPLSKLQPSNLQDNDGIVYWLRNPSSSPPEETYLLKKTSLFSGYVTYLWKPGLSFFTGFLYRTPYEGVDLKRSNQGKVPSIFREVSLGFSANISEKLNFNLSYRHPLYRGEDYRLYDYAITAAVSIEISELENSKPVKLEEVKQEPEETTQETK; encoded by the coding sequence ATGAAACAGAATATTCTAATTTTATACTTTATTATTTTTTTATCCTTTATAATCCCCTTAGAAGCACATCACACCGGTATGGGAGGAAGCGATCAATCTTCCACTCGTTTTGTGGATCCTTTTACGGGTAAAAGGGAAAAACCCGCAAACTATGTGGTTTTAACTCAGGACTTCTTTAAACAAACAAACGAAAACAGCAATATACACACTAGTACTTTCTTCGGTGAGATAAATCTTAAAAATGGAATGTTCGCTTTAAATCTGAGCGTTCCTTATACGTATTACGAACAAAAAGACCGCTCTGATGCAGCAAGAATCGGCAAAACATACATTGGAATCAAATATCTACCCTTAGTCGATTTTCAAAAAAACTATTTTATCGTTTTTAGCGCGAACGTAGGTTTTCCTTCCGGTCCGGATACGGACAAATTTACGGGAGGAAATTACTATTCAGGTATTCCAGGTCTGACATTCGGCTATCTTTTAGGTAAGTTCAGTTTTGTGGGAAAAGTAAGTGGTATATTTCCTCTTTCTAAATTACAACCTTCTAATCTTCAGGACAATGACGGAATTGTATATTGGTTGAGAAATCCTTCCTCTTCTCCTCCAGAAGAAACGTATCTATTAAAAAAAACGAGTCTATTTTCCGGATACGTTACGTATCTTTGGAAACCTGGACTTTCTTTTTTTACCGGTTTTTTATATAGAACCCCTTACGAAGGTGTAGATCTTAAAAGATCGAATCAAGGAAAGGTTCCTTCCATTTTTAGGGAAGTCAGCCTCGGCTTTTCTGCAAACATTTCTGAAAAACTCAATTTCAATCTTTCCTATCGTCATCCTCTTTATAGAGGAGAAGATTATAGATTGTATGACTATGCGATTACGGCAGCGGTCTCGATTGAAATTTCAGAATTAGAAAATTCTAAACCCGTAAAATTAGAAGAGGTTAAACAAGAACCGGAAGAAACGACTCAAGAGACAAAGTAA
- the lsa30 gene encoding laminin/fibronectin-binding adhesin Lsa30: MIRNTVILFNFFLFCILFVNCTFGSVGDSRKEDTKMLQRLLLLFNERPASFHTLLYYTDDQQDSNIGNFNVVSGATTYNLQLQPGSKIVWESISIRVNPNPVPTLPGQTRIFEAGEHSTQSHTPYTVPLDLPISSPYSREYSTSSFTDSNLESTTETILTGDVHTSSVPIISGIPSGYLASVKYKINSLDLTFQILAPIAKTVRLNTSSFVLELFPRCRFDIISENLGRFPMTWKSDGIFQDQGSVSILSSISALPNPVDINPYQNTNLYNLILENFKQQDRILYQTGCKLF; the protein is encoded by the coding sequence ATGATCCGAAACACAGTAATCCTTTTTAATTTTTTTCTTTTTTGTATCCTATTCGTAAACTGCACATTCGGTTCGGTTGGAGATTCCAGAAAGGAAGACACAAAGATGTTACAGAGGCTTTTATTACTTTTTAACGAAAGACCAGCCTCATTTCATACTCTTTTATACTATACAGACGATCAACAAGATTCTAATATAGGAAATTTTAATGTAGTTTCCGGAGCGACTACTTATAACCTTCAGCTACAGCCTGGTTCTAAAATTGTATGGGAAAGTATTTCCATACGAGTCAATCCAAATCCGGTTCCCACTCTTCCAGGACAAACTAGGATTTTCGAAGCAGGAGAACATTCCACCCAATCCCACACTCCGTATACGGTTCCTTTGGATCTGCCTATTTCTTCTCCATACTCTCGAGAATACAGTACTTCTTCGTTTACAGACTCCAACTTAGAATCTACAACGGAAACGATTCTTACCGGAGACGTACATACTTCTTCAGTTCCAATCATTTCAGGAATTCCTTCGGGTTATTTGGCTTCCGTAAAATATAAAATCAACTCTTTAGATCTTACTTTCCAAATTTTGGCCCCAATCGCCAAAACAGTTCGATTGAATACTTCCTCTTTTGTATTGGAACTTTTTCCCAGATGTAGATTCGATATTATTTCAGAAAACTTAGGTAGGTTTCCTATGACCTGGAAATCCGACGGAATCTTTCAGGACCAAGGTTCCGTTTCGATTTTAAGTTCCATTTCTGCTCTACCAAATCCAGTGGACATCAATCCTTATCAAAACACGAATTTATACAATCTGATTTTGGAGAATTTCAAACAGCAAGATCGAATTTTATATCAGACCGGTTGTAAGTTATTTTAA